A genomic window from Natrinema sp. HArc-T2 includes:
- a CDS encoding M48 family metallopeptidase codes for MTDFGLKVRMAIVGSILFAFYMLVGAFGLAMFGLNMWPLVLLGLLVLPAIQYKIGTWSATRRAQEMPEDGQYQDIHRMTESLSQDMGIDKPKLMVMEMGVPNAFATGRKGKGYVVVSTELIRLLQRDELEGVIAHELAHIKNRDVLTMVLGQSVGMMVGWVAYMVYMMGDDRNIGSIFVGMIISNLAQMLVMVFVLAISRYREFVADDDARQYIGSGDPLARALEKISKGSQGRESQLDDSVSALCIFNADRSLLQKLFATHPPTEKRIEKLRR; via the coding sequence ATGACGGATTTCGGATTAAAAGTGCGAATGGCGATCGTCGGTTCGATCCTGTTTGCCTTCTACATGCTCGTCGGGGCTTTCGGCCTGGCGATGTTCGGTCTCAATATGTGGCCGCTGGTCTTGCTCGGGCTACTCGTCTTGCCGGCCATCCAGTACAAAATCGGGACGTGGTCGGCGACCAGACGGGCCCAGGAGATGCCCGAGGACGGCCAGTACCAGGACATCCACCGGATGACCGAGTCGCTGTCCCAGGATATGGGCATCGACAAACCGAAACTGATGGTCATGGAGATGGGCGTCCCCAACGCCTTCGCGACCGGTCGGAAGGGCAAGGGCTACGTCGTCGTCTCGACGGAACTCATCCGGCTTCTCCAGCGCGACGAACTCGAGGGCGTGATCGCCCACGAACTCGCCCACATCAAGAATCGTGACGTCCTCACGATGGTGCTCGGCCAGTCGGTCGGGATGATGGTCGGCTGGGTCGCCTACATGGTCTACATGATGGGCGACGATCGCAATATCGGCAGCATCTTCGTCGGCATGATAATCTCGAACCTCGCCCAGATGCTCGTGATGGTCTTCGTGCTGGCGATCTCCCGGTATCGAGAGTTCGTCGCCGACGACGATGCCCGCCAGTACATCGGCAGCGGCGACCCGCTCGCTCGCGCCTTAGAGAAGATCTCGAAGGGGTCGCAGGGTCGCGAGTCACAGCTCGATGACAGCGTGAGCGCGCTGTGTATCTTCAACGCTGACCGATCGCTCCTCCAGAAGCTGTTCGCGACGCACCCGCCGACCGAAAAGCGCATCGAGAAACTCCGGCGCTGA
- a CDS encoding NYN domain-containing protein, with product MTEIHPGQRVAVLVDAQNLYHTAQSLHSRNIDYSALLEKAVQDRQLTRAIAYVIRADSPEEESFFEALIDIGFEPKIKEIKTFADGTKKADWDVGMSLDAVTLANHVDTIVLCTGDGDFSRLCSHLRHEGVRVEVMAFESSTAEELIDAADSFLDLEERHETFLL from the coding sequence GTGACGGAAATTCATCCCGGGCAGCGCGTCGCCGTGCTCGTCGACGCCCAGAACCTCTACCATACTGCACAGAGTCTCCACAGCCGCAATATCGATTACTCCGCTTTGCTCGAGAAGGCTGTTCAGGACCGCCAGCTGACGCGTGCGATCGCCTACGTCATCCGCGCGGATTCGCCCGAAGAGGAGAGTTTCTTCGAGGCGCTGATTGACATCGGCTTCGAACCGAAGATCAAGGAGATCAAGACGTTCGCCGACGGCACCAAAAAGGCCGACTGGGACGTCGGGATGAGTCTCGACGCGGTGACGCTGGCCAACCACGTCGACACGATCGTCCTCTGTACGGGCGATGGCGATTTCTCGCGGCTCTGTTCGCACCTGCGCCACGAGGGCGTCCGCGTCGAAGTGATGGCCTTCGAATCCTCGACCGCCGAGGAACTCATCGACGCAGCCGATTCGTTCCTCGATCTCGAGGAACGTCACGAGACGTTCTTGCTCTGA
- a CDS encoding PUA domain-containing protein has product MSEPADGSAGLPQLRTIADYQFGAGAGAALFPPDESLTIKRTTSGRPQQVHAESGRIVSFGTDGRFTLGIEGGRRLDDALSHPAYRVVVDDESEPFVRDEKNVFAKFVCEAGDEIRPGDEVLVVHERGELLAVGTAQLDAGAIRDFETGMAVNVREGAPAES; this is encoded by the coding sequence ATGAGCGAGCCAGCAGACGGGAGTGCGGGCCTCCCCCAGCTTCGGACCATCGCCGACTACCAGTTCGGTGCGGGTGCGGGCGCGGCGCTGTTCCCGCCCGACGAATCGCTGACGATCAAACGGACTACCTCGGGCCGTCCACAGCAGGTTCACGCTGAATCGGGACGGATCGTCTCCTTTGGCACTGACGGCCGGTTTACCCTCGGGATCGAGGGCGGTCGCCGGCTCGATGACGCTCTTTCCCATCCTGCCTACCGCGTCGTTGTCGACGACGAGAGCGAGCCGTTCGTCCGCGACGAGAAGAACGTCTTCGCAAAGTTCGTCTGCGAGGCCGGCGACGAGATCCGACCGGGCGACGAGGTGCTCGTCGTCCACGAGCGCGGTGAACTACTCGCGGTCGGCACGGCGCAGTTAGATGCCGGGGCGATCCGGGACTTCGAGACGGGAATGGCAGTGAACGTGCGCGAAGGCGCGCCTGCGGAGTCGTAA
- a CDS encoding HD family hydrolase, translating to MADDISALLEALELKDELRTGWVLREIDTPESVAAHTWGVATLCLLYADRADDAVERDRAVAMALVHDLAEARTGDIPTRADDEHQRVAAEEKAVRERAAIGDLLEPFGADNDGEFRSLWEEYEGRKTPTAQFVKDMDLIDNCLQALKYEHENRYDETDENDAFSQYENLDEFFATAAPRLHTEIGETLFAEIKTRYEREIGRKCQL from the coding sequence ATGGCCGACGACATCAGCGCCCTGCTCGAGGCGCTCGAGTTGAAAGACGAGTTGCGGACAGGGTGGGTCCTCCGCGAGATCGACACGCCGGAGTCGGTTGCGGCCCACACGTGGGGCGTGGCGACGCTGTGTCTGCTGTATGCAGACCGGGCCGACGACGCCGTCGAGCGGGACCGGGCGGTCGCGATGGCGCTGGTCCACGACCTCGCGGAAGCGCGCACGGGAGATATCCCGACCCGTGCGGACGACGAGCACCAGCGGGTGGCCGCCGAGGAGAAGGCAGTCCGCGAGCGGGCGGCAATTGGCGATTTGCTCGAGCCGTTCGGTGCCGACAACGATGGCGAGTTCCGGTCACTCTGGGAGGAATACGAGGGTCGCAAGACGCCCACCGCACAGTTCGTCAAGGACATGGATCTAATCGACAACTGCCTGCAGGCACTGAAGTACGAACACGAAAACCGATACGACGAAACCGACGAAAACGACGCCTTCTCGCAGTACGAGAACCTAGACGAGTTCTTCGCGACAGCCGCACCGCGACTCCACACTGAGATTGGCGAGACGCTGTTTGCGGAGATCAAGACACGATACGAACGAGAGATCGGGAGAAAGTGTCAGCTGTAG
- a CDS encoding nascent polypeptide-associated complex protein codes for MFGGGGGLNPRKMEQMMQQMGIDVEDIDAEEVIIRTAEHDLVFNDAEVTKMDARGQETYQVIGSPEKVEAGSAGGAAADDDAGSSIPDDDVELVAMRADVSEDEAREALEATDGDLAAAVESLE; via the coding sequence ATGTTTGGAGGAGGCGGCGGACTCAATCCGCGCAAGATGGAACAGATGATGCAACAGATGGGTATCGACGTCGAGGACATCGACGCCGAAGAGGTCATCATCCGCACTGCGGAGCACGACCTCGTGTTCAACGACGCCGAAGTCACCAAGATGGACGCCCGCGGGCAGGAGACCTACCAGGTCATCGGCTCGCCCGAGAAAGTCGAGGCCGGCTCGGCTGGCGGCGCTGCGGCTGACGACGACGCTGGCTCGTCGATCCCCGACGACGATGTCGAACTCGTCGCCATGCGAGCTGACGTCAGCGAGGACGAGGCCCGCGAGGCCCTCGAAGCGACCGACGGCGACCTCGCCGCAGCAGTCGAGTCCCTCGAGTGA
- a CDS encoding methyltransferase domain-containing protein translates to MTRVSGDGDGADESTDRMPVLLVRGDREFLVEPGDEMGTDLGVLEVPEDVQSGDTVETHLGDEFQVRRLRGPDLFHHFERTGAPMVPRDIGLVIGETGIAGGDRVLDAGTGTGVLAAMMARAGAEVVTYERDADFADVARENMALGGVSDAVDVRTGDVTEQIEDLESSSFDVMTLDTGDAATMVAHAPDLLVDGGFVAVYSPFIESTREVVQTAHEVGLSDVTTRETIQREMQFDDRGSRPSTAPVGHTGYLTIARNE, encoded by the coding sequence GTGACTCGCGTGAGCGGTGACGGCGACGGAGCCGACGAAAGTACTGACCGCATGCCGGTCTTGCTCGTCCGCGGCGATCGCGAGTTCCTCGTCGAACCCGGCGACGAGATGGGGACTGACCTCGGCGTGCTCGAGGTTCCCGAGGACGTCCAGTCGGGCGACACCGTCGAGACACATCTGGGCGACGAGTTTCAGGTGCGCCGACTGCGCGGCCCGGATCTCTTCCATCACTTCGAACGGACCGGTGCGCCGATGGTCCCCCGCGACATCGGGCTGGTGATCGGCGAGACGGGCATCGCAGGCGGCGATCGCGTGCTCGACGCCGGCACCGGAACGGGCGTGCTCGCGGCGATGATGGCCCGTGCCGGCGCTGAGGTGGTGACTTACGAGCGAGACGCCGACTTCGCCGACGTCGCCCGCGAGAACATGGCCCTGGGCGGCGTTTCCGATGCTGTCGATGTCCGAACCGGCGACGTGACCGAGCAGATCGAGGACCTCGAGTCCTCGTCGTTCGATGTTATGACGCTCGATACGGGCGACGCAGCGACGATGGTCGCGCACGCACCCGACCTGCTCGTCGACGGCGGCTTCGTCGCGGTCTACAGCCCATTCATCGAGTCGACTCGCGAGGTCGTCCAGACGGCCCACGAGGTCGGGCTCTCCGACGTGACCACGCGCGAGACGATCCAGCGCGAGATGCAGTTCGACGATCGGGGTTCGCGGCCGTCGACCGCACCCGTCGGCCACACCGGCTATCTGACGATCGCGCGCAACGAGTAA
- a CDS encoding transcription factor S, translating to MEFCDECGSMMKADDGIWECGSCGFTKPKGDADQYVVTDDQEASEIIESSGETSLPETDARCPECGNDRAHWYMQQIRAADESETRFFICTECEHKWREDDN from the coding sequence ATGGAATTCTGCGACGAATGCGGTTCGATGATGAAAGCCGACGACGGCATCTGGGAGTGTGGCAGCTGTGGCTTTACGAAGCCGAAAGGCGACGCCGACCAGTACGTCGTCACCGACGACCAGGAAGCCAGCGAGATCATCGAGTCGTCCGGCGAGACCTCGCTGCCCGAAACCGACGCGCGCTGTCCCGAGTGTGGCAACGACCGCGCCCACTGGTATATGCAACAGATTCGGGCTGCTGACGAATCGGAAACCCGGTTCTTCATCTGTACCGAATGTGAGCACAAGTGGCGCGAGGACGACAACTAA
- a CDS encoding MFS transporter has protein sequence MRSVVERVIAPFAVDRRVLALAGARMADGIGNSFLIIVIPLYVTSGVVGGTAFGLEESMIIGLILSLFGFLNSSFQPVTGRLSDRLGRRKPFILAGLAGLALTNIAYVVAETYISLLVIRGLQGVSVAFIIPASVALVNELASSGDRGGNMGVYNTFRLVGFGAGPAVAGAVVNLGPYALPGGVVVNGFDAAFYIATITATISYVLVTVLVSDPASTVANAGADLSIPVLDRTGPNLLDPIFTLGLASFFMATGIALFATIQPQVNARLEQDATWFGLQFAAFILAQVALQTPIGRACDRYGRRPFIVTGMVLLIPTTLVQGFILSSVLMFVARLFQGVAAAMVFAPSLALAGDLAGAGESGSKLSVLTMAFGYGIAAGPFSSGALVGYGFQVPFVFGAVLAVFGAILVYTQVEETLETTAPVPVFGDD, from the coding sequence ATGCGGAGTGTCGTCGAGCGGGTTATCGCGCCGTTTGCTGTGGATCGACGGGTCCTCGCGCTGGCGGGTGCCCGAATGGCAGACGGGATCGGCAACTCGTTTCTGATCATCGTCATCCCGCTGTACGTGACCAGCGGCGTCGTCGGCGGGACGGCGTTCGGTCTCGAGGAGTCGATGATCATCGGGCTGATCCTTTCGCTGTTTGGCTTTCTCAACAGCAGCTTTCAGCCAGTGACCGGGCGACTCTCGGATCGGCTCGGCCGGCGCAAGCCCTTTATTTTGGCCGGGCTCGCCGGCCTCGCATTGACGAATATCGCCTACGTCGTCGCGGAGACGTACATCTCCCTGCTGGTCATCCGCGGGCTGCAGGGCGTCAGCGTCGCGTTCATCATTCCGGCGTCGGTCGCGCTCGTCAACGAACTCGCCTCGAGCGGCGATCGCGGCGGGAACATGGGCGTCTACAATACCTTTCGGCTGGTCGGCTTTGGAGCCGGCCCCGCGGTCGCCGGTGCCGTCGTCAACCTCGGTCCCTACGCGCTCCCCGGTGGAGTGGTGGTCAACGGCTTCGACGCCGCATTCTACATCGCCACGATCACGGCGACGATCAGCTACGTGCTGGTGACGGTGCTCGTCTCCGATCCCGCGTCGACGGTGGCGAACGCCGGTGCGGACCTCTCGATTCCGGTCCTCGATCGGACGGGTCCGAACCTCCTCGATCCAATCTTCACGCTCGGCCTCGCGTCGTTTTTTATGGCCACGGGGATCGCGCTCTTTGCGACCATCCAGCCGCAGGTCAACGCCCGCCTCGAGCAGGACGCGACCTGGTTCGGTCTGCAGTTCGCGGCGTTCATCCTCGCGCAGGTCGCCCTCCAGACGCCGATCGGGCGGGCCTGCGATCGGTACGGTCGTCGACCGTTTATCGTCACTGGAATGGTGTTGTTGATCCCGACGACGCTCGTCCAGGGGTTCATTCTCTCGTCGGTGCTGATGTTCGTCGCGCGGCTGTTCCAGGGCGTCGCCGCCGCGATGGTCTTCGCCCCGTCGCTGGCGCTGGCGGGCGATCTCGCCGGCGCGGGCGAATCCGGCTCGAAGTTGTCAGTGCTCACGATGGCCTTTGGCTACGGGATCGCCGCCGGGCCGTTCTCATCGGGCGCGCTGGTGGGGTATGGCTTTCAGGTCCCGTTCGTCTTCGGTGCCGTTCTCGCCGTGTTCGGTGCAATTTTGGTCTATACGCAGGTCGAGGAGACGCTCGAGACGACGGCTCCGGTCCCGGTTTTCGGAGACGATTGA
- a CDS encoding DUF5797 family protein yields MTLSEEAKDRLADVVELQPTKNAELQDRWGMESGSEVHQYLENELGDYYFRDDNSLIRATAEAAELVDVEPGIESDPDADGAPSKIRVPELQAQIVAVLAAPDERSESVVSVLHKLRDEYDIDPDAEDVRSGLQSLRRKGVVEVEYRTVPTFRLAVERDDLEVAVSD; encoded by the coding sequence ATGACGCTCTCGGAGGAGGCCAAAGACCGGTTGGCGGACGTAGTGGAGCTACAGCCGACGAAAAACGCCGAACTCCAGGATCGGTGGGGGATGGAAAGCGGCAGCGAGGTCCACCAGTATCTCGAGAACGAACTCGGCGACTACTACTTCCGTGATGATAACAGCCTGATCCGGGCGACTGCCGAGGCGGCGGAGTTGGTCGACGTCGAGCCGGGTATCGAGAGCGATCCCGACGCCGACGGAGCCCCCTCCAAAATCCGCGTCCCCGAGCTACAGGCCCAGATCGTCGCGGTGCTGGCCGCCCCCGACGAACGATCCGAGAGCGTCGTCTCGGTGCTCCACAAGCTCCGAGACGAGTACGACATCGACCCCGACGCCGAGGACGTCCGCTCGGGGCTCCAGAGCCTGCGCCGGAAGGGCGTCGTCGAGGTCGAGTATCGCACCGTTCCCACGTTCCGGCTGGCCGTCGAACGTGACGACCTCGAGGTCGCCGTCTCCGACTGA
- a CDS encoding DUF5787 family protein: protein MDPYTAEFGFELRTCRWAELAWPPAATATSDDTAIVVARQLGTKRRRWDTIVLECDPDALRRRARFGPDRLDSDLLHIVRNAPNEWTYYRDALPHPGYPWRYVREAIHRADDRGILETQKSGNRIEIRRKWVYPDWLERIVAIENKPDLDASAARALGAQLEYDVAMGLADEVWVATRATGDTVEPALFEDLPVEAGILALEPDALTADVAWYPRTLAVDEPGTRILEQPDGNGHDASAARFEYVDPETKADTRLAIAERAYERGWRSFVDTMCPDCRHFQLRARDDRQALPHCAAMDRCQTVAECAGSCSHYEPEPPTWRTRGWPIEGGPGKLVQRLLSERRRRRRPGL, encoded by the coding sequence GTGGACCCATACACTGCCGAGTTCGGCTTCGAGCTCCGGACCTGTCGCTGGGCCGAACTGGCCTGGCCACCGGCAGCCACCGCTACCAGCGACGACACTGCGATCGTCGTCGCTCGCCAACTCGGCACGAAGCGCCGCCGCTGGGACACCATCGTGCTCGAGTGCGACCCCGACGCCCTCCGTCGCCGTGCTCGGTTCGGTCCTGACCGACTCGATAGCGATCTCCTCCACATCGTCCGAAACGCCCCCAACGAGTGGACCTACTACCGCGACGCCCTCCCACATCCCGGCTACCCGTGGCGATACGTCCGCGAGGCGATCCACCGCGCCGACGACCGCGGGATCCTCGAGACGCAAAAGTCGGGCAATCGCATCGAGATCCGACGCAAGTGGGTCTATCCCGACTGGCTCGAGCGGATCGTCGCGATCGAGAACAAACCGGACCTCGATGCCAGCGCCGCCCGCGCGCTCGGCGCGCAACTCGAGTACGACGTCGCCATGGGGCTGGCCGACGAGGTCTGGGTCGCGACCCGGGCGACGGGTGACACCGTCGAGCCCGCGCTCTTCGAGGACCTGCCTGTCGAAGCTGGAATCCTCGCGCTCGAGCCCGACGCGCTGACCGCCGACGTCGCCTGGTATCCCCGAACGCTGGCGGTCGACGAGCCGGGAACGCGGATCCTCGAGCAACCCGACGGCAACGGCCACGACGCGTCGGCGGCCCGATTCGAGTACGTCGACCCCGAGACGAAGGCCGACACACGGCTCGCGATCGCCGAACGCGCCTACGAGCGCGGCTGGCGCTCGTTTGTCGATACGATGTGTCCTGATTGTCGGCACTTCCAGTTGCGCGCTCGAGACGACCGACAGGCGCTACCCCACTGTGCTGCCATGGATCGCTGTCAGACGGTCGCCGAGTGTGCCGGGTCCTGTTCTCACTACGAACCCGAGCCGCCGACCTGGCGGACCCGCGGCTGGCCGATCGAGGGTGGCCCCGGAAAACTGGTACAGCGGCTTCTCAGCGAGCGCCGCCGGCGACGACGGCCGGGACTGTAG
- a CDS encoding bis(5'-nucleosyl)-tetraphosphatase, which translates to MAVEATSAGAILFRDTRGRREYLLLKSRPGDWEFPKGGVEGDEELQQTAIREVKEEAGIEQFRLLDGFRKDYDYVFEANGKTIHKTVHLFVAKSFEASAELSNEHRDLQWRDYEQAINTVTQDGPREILEDAHEFLDEREDEDEE; encoded by the coding sequence ATGGCAGTCGAAGCTACGAGCGCAGGCGCGATCCTCTTCCGCGATACGCGGGGCCGGCGCGAGTATCTTCTACTCAAGAGCCGCCCAGGCGATTGGGAGTTTCCCAAGGGCGGTGTCGAAGGAGATGAAGAACTACAGCAGACGGCGATCCGCGAAGTAAAGGAAGAGGCAGGTATTGAACAGTTCCGGCTCCTCGACGGCTTTCGCAAAGACTACGACTACGTCTTCGAGGCGAACGGTAAGACGATTCACAAAACCGTTCACCTCTTTGTTGCGAAGTCGTTCGAGGCCAGCGCGGAACTCTCGAACGAACACCGCGACCTCCAGTGGCGCGACTACGAACAGGCGATCAACACCGTCACGCAGGACGGTCCGCGCGAGATTCTGGAGGACGCCCACGAATTTCTAGACGAACGCGAGGACGAGGACGAAGAGTAG
- a CDS encoding 30S ribosomal protein S10 — MTFVTRLTLQSGDRAALDGIVEDIKTTAERKGAALKGPHSHPPERLSVPQRCRLHADDDRQFSSWDYTVFTRELEIHGHDNLARNIASQNFPDSVHIEAEVEQIHGAGRGN, encoded by the coding sequence ATGACCTTTGTCACCCGTCTGACGCTCCAAAGCGGCGATCGCGCCGCGCTCGATGGTATCGTCGAGGACATCAAAACCACCGCCGAACGAAAGGGAGCGGCACTGAAAGGCCCCCACTCCCATCCGCCGGAGCGACTCTCGGTCCCACAGCGCTGTCGACTGCACGCTGACGACGACCGGCAGTTTTCCTCGTGGGATTACACCGTCTTCACCCGCGAACTCGAGATTCACGGCCACGACAACCTCGCGCGCAACATCGCCTCGCAGAACTTCCCCGATTCGGTCCATATCGAGGCCGAAGTCGAACAGATCCACGGCGCGGGTCGCGGAAACTGA
- a CDS encoding amidohydrolase, producing MTADDLVSLRRDLHRKPEPAWREFYTTARIVDELESRLGDDLDQLYVGPEAIAGDHRLAVPDNAELARWYEQARETDVDDATLESLEGGYTGAVAVIERGEGPTVGLRVDIDGLPRPESDELSHTPAAAGFRSEHEGAMHACGHDAHATIGIGVLERLAASDFTGTLKVFFQPAEEVVGGGKSMAESQHIEDVDYLLATHIGLDHPTGEIVAGIDGFLAVSHLEADFTGKSAHAGGHPEQGRNAVQAMATAVQNLYAIPRHNDGTTRVNAGVVEGGSAANVIPDEARIVAEVRGETTELMEYMKHRAEQVLRSAAEMHDCEVSIETGAEAPSARSDDDLVSIVADVAGETAGVERVKERDELGGSEDATYLMRAVQECGGSACYVGVGTDHPGGHHTATFDVDEASIGHGIDVLAGAIERIGSGRP from the coding sequence ATGACCGCTGACGACCTCGTCTCACTCCGGCGAGACCTCCATCGGAAACCCGAACCCGCTTGGCGCGAATTCTATACGACCGCACGGATCGTCGACGAACTCGAGTCGCGACTCGGCGACGACCTCGACCAGCTTTACGTCGGGCCTGAGGCGATCGCTGGTGACCACCGGCTAGCAGTCCCCGACAACGCGGAACTAGCCCGTTGGTACGAGCAGGCCAGAGAGACGGACGTCGATGATGCCACGCTCGAGTCCCTCGAGGGCGGTTACACCGGCGCGGTCGCGGTCATCGAACGCGGCGAGGGGCCGACAGTCGGCCTGCGCGTCGACATCGACGGGCTCCCGCGACCCGAATCCGACGAGTTGAGCCACACTCCTGCTGCTGCGGGCTTTCGCTCTGAACATGAGGGCGCGATGCACGCCTGCGGGCACGACGCCCACGCGACGATCGGGATCGGCGTCCTCGAGCGACTTGCAGCGAGCGACTTTACGGGCACCCTGAAGGTTTTCTTCCAGCCTGCAGAGGAGGTCGTCGGCGGCGGCAAGTCGATGGCCGAAAGCCAGCACATCGAAGACGTCGACTATCTGCTCGCGACCCACATCGGGCTCGACCATCCGACCGGTGAGATCGTCGCAGGGATCGATGGCTTTCTGGCGGTCTCCCATCTCGAGGCCGACTTCACGGGTAAATCGGCCCATGCCGGCGGCCACCCCGAACAGGGGCGCAACGCCGTCCAGGCGATGGCGACAGCCGTCCAGAACCTCTACGCGATTCCCCGGCACAACGACGGCACAACGCGGGTCAACGCGGGCGTCGTCGAGGGTGGTAGCGCCGCCAACGTCATTCCCGACGAGGCGCGGATCGTCGCCGAGGTGCGCGGCGAGACGACAGAACTGATGGAGTATATGAAACACCGAGCCGAGCAGGTGCTCCGGAGTGCTGCCGAGATGCATGACTGTGAGGTGTCGATCGAGACCGGCGCGGAGGCACCCAGCGCAAGAAGTGACGACGACCTCGTTTCGATCGTCGCCGACGTGGCCGGCGAGACGGCGGGCGTCGAACGGGTCAAAGAGCGCGACGAACTCGGCGGCAGCGAGGACGCGACGTACCTGATGCGGGCGGTCCAGGAATGCGGCGGCAGCGCCTGTTATGTTGGCGTCGGCACTGATCACCCCGGCGGCCATCACACGGCGACGTTCGACGTCGACGAAGCGAGCATCGGCCACGGGATCGACGTGCTGGCGGGTGCGATCGAGCGGATCGGCAGCGGGCGTCCCTGA
- a CDS encoding DUF4397 domain-containing protein encodes MAQSHTRRRALTLIGTAGGIALAGCMGGSGDEMSDGGSENETSDDGGSDEAMANVRVAHLSPDAPNVDVYVDGDTVLEDVPYRAVSDYLELAPGTYTVMITAAGDPDTVVFEDDLEIPEGEFTIAALGELSETNQPFAPAVLEDDISDPGDNARVRLVHASPDAPAVDVTVGDGETVLFEDAAFGDVATTEVPGGDYTLEIRPATETNDGDVVATFDVAPEAGNVYTAFAVGYLEPKSAPADAPFDLEVVMDN; translated from the coding sequence ATGGCACAAAGCCACACGCGCCGACGCGCACTGACACTGATCGGAACTGCTGGCGGGATCGCCCTCGCCGGCTGTATGGGCGGGAGTGGAGACGAGATGAGCGATGGCGGATCGGAGAACGAAACGAGTGACGACGGCGGAAGCGACGAGGCCATGGCGAACGTCCGCGTTGCTCACCTCTCGCCGGATGCACCGAACGTCGATGTCTACGTCGACGGCGACACGGTCCTCGAGGACGTCCCCTACCGGGCCGTCAGCGACTACCTCGAACTCGCGCCGGGCACCTACACGGTAATGATTACGGCTGCGGGCGATCCCGACACGGTCGTGTTCGAGGACGACCTCGAGATTCCCGAGGGCGAGTTCACCATCGCGGCGCTTGGCGAACTGAGCGAGACGAATCAGCCCTTTGCACCGGCAGTTCTCGAGGACGACATCAGTGACCCGGGTGACAACGCACGTGTCCGCCTCGTGCATGCCTCGCCGGACGCACCCGCTGTCGACGTCACAGTCGGCGACGGCGAGACGGTCCTATTCGAAGACGCGGCCTTCGGCGACGTGGCGACGACCGAGGTGCCAGGCGGCGACTACACCCTCGAGATCCGACCAGCGACCGAAACCAACGACGGCGACGTGGTTGCGACCTTCGACGTGGCACCCGAGGCCGGAAACGTCTACACTGCCTTCGCGGTCGGCTACCTCGAGCCCAAATCGGCCCCTGCCGACGCGCCGTTCGACCTCGAGGTCGTGATGGACAACTGA